From the genome of Lineus longissimus chromosome 8, tnLinLong1.2, whole genome shotgun sequence, one region includes:
- the LOC135492653 gene encoding uncharacterized protein LOC135492653 → MVYDPVSKTGGLFTDYINAFLKIKQEASGWPDWCKTEIDRQTYISNYLEHEGIKLDEDAIEYNSGLRALAKLCLCSGWGKIGERPIFVKTEYVSEPSEYFQKMTDDTIEVRDVQMVNDECVLMMTCLKEQFVEANNKTNVVIAAYVTAHGRLKLFSELSKLGKNVLYFDTDSIIYRESSNTSSYRPVLSDFLGHFKDELSGNTITEFVSGGPKNYAYKLKTPERDGVQTVCKVRGFTLNYRNGQSINFDSMKRLILENRFDERIVVRNPRKIKRKKDFKVVSAPESKAYGIVYDKRIITESFQTIPFGYQN, encoded by the coding sequence ATGGTCTATGATCCAGTAAGCAAGACAGGTGGTCTTTTCACTGATTACATCaatgcatttttgaaaataaagcaGGAAGCAAGTGGTTGGCCTGACTGGTGCAAGACAGAAATAGATAGGCAGACATATATTTCAAACTATCTTGAACACGAAGGGATTAAACTGGATGAGGATGCTATTGAGTACAATTCAGGGTTGAGGGCATTGGCCAAATTGTGTTTATGCTCAGGGTGGGGTAAGATTGGTGAGCGCCCTATATTTGTGAAGACTGAATATGTCTCAGAACCATCtgagtattttcaaaaaatgacagATGACACGATTGAGGTCAGAGATGTACAAATGGTTAATGATGAATGTGTCCTCATGATGACCTGTTTAAAGGAGCAATTTGTTGAGGCTAACAATAAGACCAATGTGGTCATTGCAGCATATGTAACAGCGCATGGGAGGCTGAAATTATTTTCAGAGTTGAGTAAACTGGGTAAAAATGTGTTGTACTTTGATACTGACAGCATAATTTATCGTGAGAGTTCAAACACATCGTCATACAGGCCTGTTTTAAGCGACTTCTTGGGCCATTTTAAAGACGAACTCTCGGGAAACACAATCACTGAATTCGTGTCTGGAGGCCCGAAGAACTATGCATACAAACTGAAGACACCAGAGCGTGATGGTGTGCAAACGGTATGCAAAGTACGGGGATTCACTTTGAATTACCGAAATGGTCAATCAATTAACTTTGATTCAATGAAACGCTTGATCCTGGAGAACCGGTTTGATGAGAGGATTGTTGTTAGGAATCCTCGAAAAATCAAACGGAAGAAAGATTTCAAAGTTGTATCTGCACCCGAGTCAAAGGCTTATGGTATTGTGTATGATAAGAGGATTATCACAGAGAGTTTTCAAACAATACCATTTGGCTACCAAAACTAA
- the LOC135492360 gene encoding uncharacterized protein LOC135492360, with product MPCDIVAKLRKSNNLSVLGNADLEKLDLLLKKGEVILVSSPATSFSDPCPSSGNGQKEFVVNVEEGGRGNILVVPSRHENQDPFPTTTTSGSSSNGIQEFSGATPTCIVAGGESDSEGSISVEIVKPSKRNKKETNAKSVAKKRKVTVAKNAQVSNFAAKESKQVTIEESALPDGHFIVEKILKDRMKNGVREGLISWDGYDSTHNTWEPMKELPKDIVTDYYQNKKKH from the exons ATGCCGTGCGACATTGTTGCCAAGTTGCGTAAAAGCAACAATCTAAGCGTGCTTGGAAATGCCGACTTGGAGAAACTTGATCTGCTGCTGAAGAAGGGTGAGGTCATATTGGTCTCCAGTCCCGCAACAAGTTTTAGTG ATCCATGTCCAAGTTCAGGCAATGGTCAGAAAGAATTTGTTGTCAATGTCGaggaaggaggaagaggaaaCATTTTGGTTGTCCCAAGTCGTCATGAG AACCAGGACCCCTTTCCAACTACAACGACGTCAGGATCCAGCTCAAATGGCATTCAAG AATTCTCAGGAGCAAcgcctacatgtattgtagcagGTGGAGAATCAGATTCTGAAGGA TCCATTAGTGTGGAAATTGTGAAACCTTCTAAGAGGAACAAGAAGGAAACAAATGCCAAGTCTGTTGCAAAAAAGAGAAAGGTCACTGTGGCAAAGAATGCGCAG GTATCCAACTTTGCTGCAAAGGAATCAAAGCAGGTTACGATCGAGGAGAGTGCCTTACCAG atggtCACTTTATAGTTGAGAAGATCTTGAAGGATAGGATGAAGAATGGGGTCAGGGAGGGACTCATCAGTTGGGATGGCTATGATTCGACGCACAACACGTGGGAGCCTATGAAGGAATTACCAAAAGACATTGTT